A single Venturia canescens isolate UGA chromosome 1, ASM1945775v1, whole genome shotgun sequence DNA region contains:
- the LOC122407417 gene encoding antitrypsin-like, with amino-acid sequence MRLLSVIGIVTLYVTVNTNGLPAPASTVKTWLSNDKRDQSQQFVSNLARNFSSFYFDRMTEYVGKNRIVSSLSAFIPMSLLSYGARGETRKNFLDVIRLPKHKARMAENGYKIMLQSLAKYDIRLETKMLVPTGVRLNPEFIDLSTKVFNTEIEYADTTDVTDKQKNPTELIEPQPTGRALSFSLNNTIRFKGIWKKAFDKFFTTLRPFHAFGDDDPVMVPTMYTTGRFKHGRIDEISASFVELPYESNSEDDAMSMFILLPDEVEGDDWVYMISNLRNITLSRLLNSTEKEVAVTLPKFNIETELSLNEFLNRISSFSGPSNFSGIFDADAQFDLGESVTKIVIEVDEEGEEAAASSGISYYDSTVLATLDSKTRSAAREVTEFNVDRPFAALIITKGNIFMDIFCINYPGSEYPPYGMII; translated from the exons ATGCGCTTGT tATCAGTTATCGGTATTGTCACGTTGTACGTGACAGTAAACACAAATGGGCTCCCAGCACCAGCGAGTACCGTGAAAACATGGCTATCAAATGACAAGAGGGATCAAAGTCAACAGTTTGTTTCGAATTTGGCCAggaatttttcgtctttttactttgat CGCATGACCGAATATGTCGGCAAGAATCGAATCGTTTCCTCTCTGAGCGCTTTCATCCCCATGTCATTGCTGTCTTATGGAGCTCGAggagaaacaagaaaaaatttcttggACGTAATCCGACTTCCGAAGCATAAAGCCCGGATGGCCGAAAATGGTTATAAAATAATGTTGCAAAGTTTGGCA AAATATGATATTCGCCTCGAAACAAAAATGTTGGTTCCGACCGGTGTCAGATTGAATCCCGAATTCATTGATTTGAGTACGAAAGTATTCAATACAGAAATCGAGTATGCCGATACGACCGATGTAACGGACAAGCAGAAAAATCCTACGGAGTTAATCGAGCCAC AACCTACCGGTCGGGCCCTGAGTTTCAGCCTTAACAACACTATTCGCTTCAAGGGGATTTGGAAGAAGgcattcgataaatttttcactACACTACGTCCTTTCCATGCGTTCGGCGAtgatgatccagtaatggtaCCGACCATGTACACAACTGGCCGATTTAAGCACGGTCGGATCGACGAAATCAGCGCGAGTTTCGTAGAACTTCCATACGAG AGCAACAGCGAGGACGACGCCATGAGCATGTTCATATTACTTCCGGACGAGGTGGAAGGTGACGACTGGGTTTACATGATAAGCAACCTCAGAAATATAACTCTGAGCAGACTATTAAATAGCACAGAAAAAGAGGTCGCGGTAACTCTTCCAAAATTCAACATCGAAACGGAACTGTCACTCAATGAGTTTCTGAACCGG ATTTCCAGTTTCAGTGGGCCATCAAACTTTTCCGGCATTTTCGATGCAGATGCTCAGTTCGATCTTGGTGAATCAGTTACGAAGATCGTAATCGAAGTCGACGAGGAGGGCGAAGAAGCCGCAGCATCAAGTG gAATATCTTATTACGACAGCACTGTGCTCGCGACGTTAGATTCAAAAACTCGGTCTGCTGCACGAGAAGTTACCGAGTTCAACGTCGATCGTCCATTCGCTGCGCTGATAATAACCAAGGGAAACATTTTTATGGACATATTTTGTATAAATTACCCTGGCAG CGAATATCCACCCTACGGTATGATTATTTAG